Sequence from the Catenuloplanes indicus genome:
CCGGCGTCCACCCGCACGACAAGGGCCTGCACGACCTGGTCGGCGAGCTGTCCACCCGCAGCGACGAGTTCCGCCGCCGGTGGGGCGCGCACGACGTGCGCGTCCACGGCACCGGTGTGCAGGAGTTCCGCCATCAGGTCGTCGGTGACCTGTCGCTGGCGTACGAGACGATGGCGCTGCGGGCCGAGCGCGACCTGTCGATGACCATCTACGTGGCCGAGCCCGGTTCGCGGTCCGCGCACGCGCTGGCGCTGCTGGCGTCCTGGGCCGCCACCGAGCAGATGTCACGGTCCACTGTGTGATCACACTTTGCTTCTGGATCTTTACGAAAGGCGATCACGTTCCATAGAGTGCGGCCACTGCCTGTCACTCATGGGGGTATCCGTGGCATCACTGTCGTCCCGGCGCGCGTCGTTCGCCGCCGTCTCGCTCGCCTCCGCGCTGCTGTTCGCCGCGGCACCGGCCACCGCGGCCCCGGCGCTGCCGGCCTCGCCGGTCGAGGCCGCGGCCGCACGCGCGGAGGCGTCCGGTCAGCGGGTGGAGATCGTCGCCGAGCGCACCGAGTCGGCCCGGGTCTTCGCGGAGCCGAACGGCACGCTGACCCTCGAGGCCGCGGTGTCGTTCTACACCGGCTCGTCGAGCTGGGCGTACGCGTCGAGCAACAACACGACGTACAACTCGACGATCGCACCGGTCGGGTACAACGAGTCGACCGGCGCCACCTACCGCTCGTTCTTCACGTTCCCGACCGGTGCGCTGGCCGGCGTGACCGTGCAGAACGCATACGTGCAGATGCTGCTGGAGCACTCCTGGTCCTGCACGCCCACGCCGGCCACCATGTGGTCGTCCGGCGCACCGGCCGGCACGCCACGCACCCCGTGGGCCACCCCGCTGCAGACCCGGCTCGCCACCGTCTCCGCCAGCGCGAACAACACCGGCGCGTGCGGCGCGGCACAGCCGCCCGCCACGGTCACGTTCGCCGGCGGCCCGGTCACCGCGCGGCTCCAGGCGGCGGCGGACGGCGGCCACCCGGACGTCACGGTCGCCTTCTCCGCGGCCGCCGCGGACGGCACCGGCGAGACCACGGTCAGCCGGTGGAAGCGCTTCTCGCGGACCGACGCGCGGCTGATCGTCACCTACGACGCGCCGTGACCGGCGCGGCACCCCGGCGCGGTCACCGCGCCGGGGTGCCGCCCAGCCCGAGCAGCCGCTCCAGGATCCGGTAGCGGTAGGCGAGCGTGAGCGCGCCGAACCACGGCACCAGCGACAGCAGCACCACCTCGAAGACCGGGCCGGCCGGGCCGGTGAGCCCGAAGTACGACCACAGCGCCGGGACCAGCAGCACCGCGGTGAACACCACGACCAGCGCCACCACCAGGTAGGCCGGCCGCCGGTCACCGGTCGGGCGGGTCCACGCGGCGAAGAACCGGCCGGGCGGCGCGAGGAACAGGATCAGCAGGAACGACGCGTAGCAGAAGAACGTGGACAGCCCGGTCTGTGCGCCGATCGTGGCGGCCGCGACCGTGAAATCGGTGTCCGTGCCGTAGGTCAGCCCGGTGTAGCTCTCGAAGTCGTCGATCACCTCCGCCGGGGTGCGCCCGGAGCTGAAGCCGCGCAGGATCCCCTGGTAGAGCGCGGTGTAGATGGCGGTGCCGCACGCGGCGGTGACGATCGCGGCCGGCAGCACGAACCGGGCCAGATTGCGCAGCAGGTGCGGGTCCGGGCGGGCCGGTGCGGCCCAGAACGTCAGGAACGCGGTCGGGATGCCCACGGTGAACAGCGTCAGGCCCACCTGCGTCGGCGTGTACGGGAACCCCAGCCCGAGCATGGTGACCGCGAGGATGACCAGGCCCTGGCTGCCGACCCGGGCCAGGAACACGTACAGCGAGATACCGATCCCGCCGATGATCCGGCGGCCCTCCTCGCGCGCCGGCGGCAGCACCGCGAACGAGTCGCCGGTCAGCACGATGTCGGCCACGTCCCGGGTCACCGTGCTGCCGCTGCGCATCGCCACGCCGACCTGCGCCTGCTTCAGCGCGCGGGCGTCGTTCACGCCGTCGCCGATCATCGCCACGTACCGGCCCTGGCGGCGCAGCGACCGTACGATGCGCTCCTTGTGCTCCGGCGCGACCCGGCCGAACACCGCGGTCCGCGCGACCAGCTCGTCCAGCCGCGCGTCGTCCAGGCCGTCCAGGTCCGCGCCCGGCACCGGCTCCCCCACCGCCAGCCCGGCCCGGGCCGCGATCGCCGCGACCGTGCGCGGGTCGTCACCGGAGAGCACCTTCAGCTGCACGCCGTCGTCCCGGAACCGGGCGACCGTCGGCACCACGTCGTCGCGCAGCTCGTCCGCCAGCGCGGCCAGCGCGACCGGTTCCACGCCGGTGAGCCGCGGTCTTCCGGCCTCGTCGCGCAACCCGGCGGCCCGGGCCAGGATCAGGACCCGCAACCCCTCGCCGGTACGGGCGGCGACCGCCTCCGGCACCTGCGGCAGCAGCGCGGCCGGGGCGCCGAGCACCCAGGTCCCATGGTCGGTTACCAGCCCGGACCAGCGCAGCGACGACGTGAACGGCACCTCGTCGCGCACCACCC
This genomic interval carries:
- a CDS encoding HAD-IC family P-type ATPase; its protein translation is MRQRTEPAAEPITADGPGADAFGLSEAEAEARRRRGEANTAVRGGSRGYGEILRTNVFSFFNLVLFVIGATLLALGRYSDALISVGLGLINAVISTVQEIRAKRKLDQLQLLERATVVVVRDGAERTIGPDRVVRGDVLRVRAGDQIVVDGPLLPGGRVEADESLLTGESDPVVKAPGDDLLSGSHCVAGNGHQLARDVGARSHAGRLTAEARRTSTDATPLQRRIEFVVRLVMLLTALMSGAILAQAALEGFTLLRVVQITAVLSGLIPYGLFFLIALAYTAGAVRIARRGALVQQVNAVESVSNVDVVCTDKTGTLTTGNLTLAEVVPLGDHSRDAAVTTLGAFACSVTAPNLTSAAIAAALPGETWVVRDEVPFTSSLRWSGLVTDHGTWVLGAPAALLPQVPEAVAARTGEGLRVLILARAAGLRDEAGRPRLTGVEPVALAALADELRDDVVPTVARFRDDGVQLKVLSGDDPRTVAAIAARAGLAVGEPVPGADLDGLDDARLDELVARTAVFGRVAPEHKERIVRSLRRQGRYVAMIGDGVNDARALKQAQVGVAMRSGSTVTRDVADIVLTGDSFAVLPPAREEGRRIIGGIGISLYVFLARVGSQGLVILAVTMLGLGFPYTPTQVGLTLFTVGIPTAFLTFWAAPARPDPHLLRNLARFVLPAAIVTAACGTAIYTALYQGILRGFSSGRTPAEVIDDFESYTGLTYGTDTDFTVAAATIGAQTGLSTFFCYASFLLILFLAPPGRFFAAWTRPTGDRRPAYLVVALVVVFTAVLLVPALWSYFGLTGPAGPVFEVVLLSLVPWFGALTLAYRYRILERLLGLGGTPAR